One bacterium HR11 DNA segment encodes these proteins:
- the zraS_6 gene encoding Sensor protein ZraS: MRIKTKLYIGYGVLLTALLAVGTVAGWGARSWQAAVEEQQAACDQTLRAERLRGSILRQVKEMFDAFVTLDPDAGEEMVPLRAEVEALLADMRRTDAGTGGAGLIDALAQTYRAVARLGLQVVADLRAGRVGPARERIERDFEQVLFPRLEARLGQLQAFYAAQAARSMERALRRHRWVQLLTVMAVALCIGQGLVLFHGIQRWLIRPIHVMGRSTEIISTGDLSHRVPVRSSDELGELAVAVNRMAASLQTIQERLVRSERWAAVGGLASYVAHNIRNPLASLRSAAQVGLEDLQRGDLESVRECFRDIVQVVDRLERWTRHLLDWTRPVELRPSRGNVHTLIREVVAFLRPKGEAKDLRWVLDLDESLPDQYLDWEQMEQALVALVVNAIEACRPGGTIRVAASQTPAGDVCIVVQDTGTGMSEEVRRRAFEPYFTTKPDGVGMGLPMAQKVVEAHGGTITLASQAGVGTTVTVRLPGGRNDDSDSHRR, translated from the coding sequence ATGAGAATAAAAACCAAGTTATACATCGGCTATGGGGTCCTCCTGACGGCCCTCCTGGCCGTCGGGACCGTCGCCGGATGGGGCGCCCGAAGCTGGCAGGCCGCCGTGGAAGAACAACAGGCCGCCTGCGATCAGACCCTCCGAGCCGAACGGCTTCGGGGAAGCATCCTCCGCCAGGTCAAGGAAATGTTCGATGCCTTCGTGACCCTCGACCCCGACGCCGGCGAGGAGATGGTCCCCCTGCGGGCCGAGGTCGAGGCCCTCCTGGCCGACATGCGGCGGACGGACGCCGGGACCGGCGGGGCCGGGCTCATCGACGCCCTTGCGCAGACCTACCGGGCCGTCGCCCGCCTGGGCCTTCAAGTCGTCGCCGACCTGCGGGCCGGGCGGGTCGGGCCGGCCCGGGAGAGGATCGAACGGGACTTCGAGCAAGTCCTCTTCCCCCGCCTGGAGGCCCGACTCGGGCAATTACAAGCCTTCTACGCGGCGCAGGCCGCCCGGTCGATGGAGCGAGCCCTCCGGCGTCATCGCTGGGTCCAGCTCCTGACGGTCATGGCCGTCGCCCTGTGCATCGGCCAGGGCCTCGTCTTGTTTCACGGGATTCAGCGATGGCTGATCCGGCCGATTCACGTGATGGGGCGATCGACGGAAATCATCAGCACCGGGGACCTTTCCCACCGGGTCCCGGTCCGGTCGTCGGACGAACTCGGCGAACTGGCCGTCGCCGTCAACCGGATGGCCGCGTCCCTGCAGACGATTCAGGAACGGCTGGTCCGGTCGGAGCGGTGGGCCGCCGTGGGCGGGCTGGCGTCTTACGTCGCCCACAACATCCGGAATCCCCTGGCCAGCCTCCGGTCGGCCGCCCAGGTCGGTCTGGAGGACTTACAGCGGGGGGACCTGGAGTCGGTCCGGGAATGCTTCCGGGACATCGTCCAGGTCGTGGACCGGCTCGAGCGATGGACCCGTCATCTCCTGGACTGGACCCGGCCGGTCGAACTGCGTCCCAGCCGTGGAAACGTCCACACGCTGATCCGGGAAGTCGTGGCCTTTCTGCGGCCGAAGGGGGAAGCGAAGGACCTTCGGTGGGTGCTCGACCTTGATGAATCGCTTCCCGATCAATACCTGGACTGGGAGCAGATGGAACAGGCCCTGGTCGCCCTGGTCGTCAATGCCATCGAGGCTTGCCGACCGGGCGGGACGATTCGGGTCGCCGCCTCGCAGACGCCGGCCGGGGACGTCTGCATCGTCGTCCAGGACACGGGCACCGGTATGAGCGAAGAGGTCCGAAGACGGGCCTTCGAGCCCTACTTCACGACGAAGCCGGACGGCGTCGGGATGGGCCTCCCCATGGCTCAGAAGGTCGTCGAGGCCCACGGGGGCACGATCACCCTCGCCAGTCAGGCAGGGGTCGGCACGACCGTGACGGTCCGTTTGCCCGGCGGGAGGAACGATGACTCGGATTCTCATCGTCGATGA